One Mya arenaria isolate MELC-2E11 chromosome 7, ASM2691426v1 genomic window carries:
- the LOC128240792 gene encoding zinc finger CCCH domain-containing protein 15-like, with translation MPPKAKKGNEPSKKTELKKKDKIIEDKTFGLKNKKGNKQQKFIKTVVHQVKNAGQKTKLEELNKPKDGKKKVDELADLNKLFKPVQQTVGKGVDPKSVICAFFKQGQCGKGDKCKFSHDLNVARKAEKKNLYEDVRDEDKMENWDEQKLEEVVNQKHSESEKAKPKTSIICKFFLEAVESYKYGWFWSCPNGGNACMYRHALPPGFELKRDQKKDDKEEKVSIEELVEKERASLGHNTTRVTLESFLKWKERKRKEKIQAMKKVQDKKKTDFKQGKVFGISGRELFEFNPDLVQGDDDEAGDESYERDDDEDEATFRNVKDIDLSMFVPTECDGSGTKADRDVRITNGTAEASGGEAMVNGDDGDDEAGKLDMAGALPPGASGGAEGGGEPSDADAAIAMAMAATKEADMNIEIDEALFDGEDLDLVDEDLETLDLDD, from the exons ATGCCACCAAAGGCGAAGAAAGGAAATGAACCGTCTAAGAAGACTGAACTGAAGAAGAAGGATAAAATTATTGAG GATAAGACGTTTGGGCTGAAAAACAAAAAGGGAAATAAACAGCAGAAATTCATCAAGACTGTCGTCCATCAAGTGAAAAATGCAGGCCAGAAAACAAAG CTTGAAGAGTTAAACAAGCCGAAGGATGGGAAGAAGAAGGTAGATGAACTGGCAGACCTGAATAAACTGTTCAAACCAGTCCAGCAGACTGTGGGAAAAG GTGTGGACCCCAAATCTGTCATCTGTGCTTTCTTCAAGCAGGGGCAGTGTGGGAAGGGAGACAAGTGTAAATTTTCACATGACCTCAACGTCGCACGCAAAgcagagaaaaaaaatctgtatgAAGATGTTCGAGACGAAG ATAAAATGGAGAACTGGGATGAACAAAAACTGGAAGAAGTTGTCAACCAAAAGCACTCGGAGTCCGAAAAGGCTAAACCGAAAACTTCAATT ATATGTAAATTTTTCCTGGAAGCTGTTGAAAGCTACAAATATGGCTGGTTTTGGAGTTGTCCGAATGGTGGAAATGCCTGCATGTACAGACATGCTTTACCTCCAG GATTTGAACTGAAGCGAGACCAAAAGAAGGATGACAAGGAAGAGAAAGTCTCAATAGAGGAACTGGTAGAAAAGGAG AGAGCCTCCCTAGGTCACAATACAACGAGAGTCACCTTAGAATCGTTCTTAAAGTGGAAGGAAAGGAAG CGAAAAGAAAAGATTCAAGCAATGAAAAAAGTTCAAGACAAGAAAAAGACGGATTTCAAACAAGGCAAAGTGTTCGGA aTCAGTGGTCGTGAGTTGTTCGAGTTCAACCCTGACCTTGTGCAAGGTGATGACGACGAGGCTGGTGATGAGTCTTATGAGCgcgatgatgatgaggatgaagCTACCTTCCGTAATGTTAAG GACATAGACTTGAGCATGTTCGTTCCTACTGAGTGTGACGGTTCTGGAACAAAGGCGGACCGAGACGTAAGAATCACCAACGGCACTGCTGAAGCCTCTGGTGGGGAAGCTATGGTGAATGGGGATGATGGAGATGACG AAGCAGGAAAACTGGACATGGCAGGAGCGTTACCTCCTGGGGCTAGCGGGGGTGCAGAAGGGGGAGGGGAACCTTCAGACGCAGACGCCGCTATTGCCATGGCAATGGCAGCAACAAAAGAAGCAGATATGAACATTGAGATTGATGAGGCGTTGTTTGATGGAGAGGATTTAGATTTAGTGGACGAAGATTTAGAAACGTTAGACCTGGATGATTGA
- the LOC128240795 gene encoding NADH dehydrogenase [ubiquinone] 1 beta subcomplex subunit 3-like gives MGGGTKMNIPDYKIYKVEDVPELKRFQERMAKEGLKDPWLRNHVWKYQNPLLKGMTAQERIFKMPGTIRGIWIGIAVTCAVIIGDKLTGGHLKHH, from the exons atGGGAGGTGGAACGAAGATGAACATTCCTGATTACAAGATCTATAAGGTCGAAGATGTGCCTGAATTAAAACGTTTTCAGGAAAGAATGGCGAAAGAAGGATTGAAAGATCCTTGGTTGAG aaaccATGTCTGGAAATATCAAAACCCTCTCCTGAAGGGAATGACAGCACAAGAAAGGATCTTTAAAATGCCTGGAACTATAAGAGGCATTTGGATTGGTATTGCAGTCACAT GTGCGGTTATTATTGGGGACAAGCTGACCGGAGGACATTTAAAACATCACTAG
- the LOC128240955 gene encoding uncharacterized protein LOC128240955, with protein sequence MTFPFYEAEMFEDFPTLENAEPKIPHILHQTYKSELIPSNYIPTIKSFLQHHPNWTYYFWTEESARKMIEQKFAYFLPVWDGYKDPMNRADALRYFVLYEYGGVYTDCDVKFLRPLDRATKLFSAILPPEPFEHSVFRLKMPFLTNNAIIMSRPKHPFFKHLMDSLDSAKDEKWMLLVGGPLFVYNAFLKYNNINESVLNVFRDEPSVKGLVPYNLQNISKYPMGHEDHVLVPNTHFFLNTVAYRFDKNGVMALCRDILNNKAFRTARRSNVCRKSDFTKLCADEYSKTPELWKRGCNELNRRISRSKEEQFRFTFTEHLWSISYDKPKFDVTKTVNIKDVVPKAIVFN encoded by the coding sequence ATGACATTCCCATTCTACGAAGCAGAAATGTTCGAGGATTTCCCGACACTAGAAAATGCTGAACCAAAAATTCCTCATATTTTACATCAAACATATAAGTCTGAATTAATTCCGTCGAACTATATACCGACGATAAAGTCCTTTCTTCAACATCACCCCAATTGGACCTATTACTTCTGGACAGAGGAATCAGCAAGAAAGATGATTGAACAGAAATTCGCATACTTTCTACCAGTATGGGACGGCTATAAAGATCCCATGAACCGAGCTGATGCTCTTAGATATTTTGTTCTCTATGAGTATGGAGGTGTGTATACAGACTGTGATGTCAAATTTTTACGCCCTCTTGACAGAGCTACGAAattattttctgcaattttaccaccggaaccatttgagcacaGTGTGTTTCGACTAAAGATGCCGTTTCTGACAAACAACGCTATCATCATGAGTCGCCCTAAACATCCGTTCTTTAAACATTTGATGGATAGTCTAGATTCTGCAAAGGACGAGAAATGGATGCTGTTGGTCGGAGGACCACTttttgtgtacaatgcatttttaaagtACAACAATATTAACGaatcagttttaaatgtattcagaGATGAACCCTCTGTTAAAGGATTAGTACCGTACAACTTGCAAAATATTTCGAAATACCCAATGGGACATGAGGACCATGTGCTCGTTCCGAATACACACTTTTTCCTTAACACAGTTGCTTATAGATTTGATAAAAACGGTGTGATGGCATTGTGTAGAGACATTCTAAATAACAAAGCGTTTCGGACTGCTCGCAGGAGTAATGTTTGTAGGAAGAGTGACTTTACCAAATTATGCGCGGATGAATACAGTAAAACTCCTGAATTGTGGAAACGAGGCTGCAATGAACTTAACAGGAGAATATCTCGCTCAAAAGAAGAGCAATTCAGATTCACTTTTACAGAACATTTGTGGTCCATTTCTTATGATAAACCAAAATTTGACGTAACTAAAACAGTGAACATAAAAGATGTTGTGCCTAAAgcaattgtatttaattga